A genomic window from Gossypium hirsutum isolate 1008001.06 chromosome D12, Gossypium_hirsutum_v2.1, whole genome shotgun sequence includes:
- the LOC107947200 gene encoding probable 6-phosphogluconolactonase 4, chloroplastic: MASSPLQFSTPFRTLLLSSPSLRKSPRLPFHPSLFSPPLTQKTLTFSIGTRAVSGSGKFYWRAKASMAGTAMEKGKGKGKVEVFDSEENLSVSLAKYTADLAAKFSKEKDSFTVVLSGGSLIKSLRKLVEPPYVDAIDWSTWHVFWVDERVVPKDHDDSNYKLAFDGFLSKVPILPGNVYAINDALSAEGAADDYETCLKHLVKSNVLSVSTATGFPKFDLMLLGMGPDGHVASLFPGHPLVKENEKWVTFIKDSPKPPPERITFTFPVINSSAHIALVICGAGKAGPVHSALGNSQNSDPLPVQMVSPEGELVWFLDKDAASKL, translated from the exons ATGGCATCTTCACCCCTTCAATTCTCCACTCCATTTCGCACTCTCCTATTATCATCGCCGTCGTTACGAAAATCCCCTCGTCTTCCTTTCCATCCTTCATTATTCTCGCCGCCCCTTACTCAGAAGACCCTCACTTTTTCGATTGGGACTAGAGCCGTTTCGGGGTCCGGGAAGTTTTATTGGAGAGCCAAGGCGTCGATGGCCGGGACCGCCATGgagaaagggaaagggaaagggaaagtCGAAGTTTTTGATTCCGAGGAGAATCTTTCGGTTTCGCTCGCTAAATACACCGCCGATCTAGCCGCTAAGTTCTCCAAAGAGAAAGACAGTTTCACCGTGGTTTTGTCTGGCGGCTCCCTCATCAAGTCTCTCAG GAAACTAGTGGAACCCCCATATGTTGATGCGATTGATTGGTCAACATGGCATGTTTTCTGGGTGGATGAAAGGGTTGTTCCTAAGGATCATGATGACAGTAACTATAAGCTAGCTTTTGATGGGTTCCTATCGAAG GTACCGATTCTCCCTGGTAATGTATACGCCATCAATGATGCACTGTCTGCTGAAGGTGCAGCCGATGATTACGAGACTTGTCTCAAGCACTTGGTGAAGAGCAACGTGCTTAGTGTCTCAACAGCCACTGGGTTTCCTAAGTTTGATCTCATGCTTCTCGGAATGGGACCGGATGGACACGTGGCTTCCCTCTTTCCTGGCCATCCTCTGGTGAAGGAGAACGAAAAGTGGGTTACCTTCATTAAGGACTCACCAAAACCGCCCCCGGAGAGAATCACCTTTACTTTCCCAGTTATCAACTCATCTGCTCACATTGCACTTGTGATCTGTGGTGCTGGTAAAGCTGGTCCGGTGCATTCCGCATTGGGAAATAGTCAAAATTCCGATCCACTGCCTGTTCAGATGGTTTCACCAGAAGGGGAGCTTGTTTGGTTTTTGGACAAAGATGCAGCTTCCAAGCTATAA